gttatatcaggcctagttacgttagcaagatacataagtgcgccaatagcactgagatatggtacttcaggaccaaaaatttcttcatcctcttctagaggtcgaaattgatctttttcagttcaagtgatcgaacaaccattggagtattTAATGAATGTGATTTGTCCAtgtaaattttttaaaagattttctcagtgtaggcagattgatagACAAAACCTctgtctgctaaatgttcaatttgcagacctagacaaagttttgtctttccaaggtctttcatttcaaattctttctttagatatgcaattgccttttggacctcttcaggggttccaatgagatttatgtcatcaacataaacggcgagtataacaaactttgagtccattttcttaataaaaacacatggacaaataacattattaatataaccttcatttattaagtactcacttaggcgattataccacatgcgccctgattgtttcagaccatataatgatctttgcaattttattgagtacatctctcgagatttattacatgcttcaggcaattttagtccttctgggattttcatgtaaatttcattattaagtgaaccataaaggtaagttgtaactacatctattagatgtattttaagatttttatgtacaactagactgatgagatatcgaaatgttattccatccataacaggtgaatatgtttcttcatagttgaccccgggtctttgagagaatccttgtgcaacaaggcgtgctttgtatcttacaatttcatttttctcatttcgttttcacacaaaaacccatttatagccaactagtttcacaccttcaggggtttggactacaggtccaaaaacctcacgtttagcaagtgagtctaattctgattggattgccttttgtcattctggccaatcacatctacgtcgacattcttcgatggaTTTAGGCTTAAGaatttcactatcttgcatgaggttaattacaatattatatgcaaaaaaatTATCCATCGtaattttcgatcgatctagatttatctcatcaccggtagaacttattaaaagttcttcattcatttGAGTCTCGGGCTcgctgatttcttcaggaatatcaggagtactcaaatcttgaccttcttcaggaggttcttgtgtagtatcattttgattatttctcacacttctctttctagaatttttgTCCTTTGatcccaatggtctaccacgcttcaggcaTGTTTGAGATtaagaagctatgatactagtagatggtccttttgggacattaatctggataggcacattcactgtagggatatgtgacttagttattcgttttaaatcagtaaatgcatttggcatttgatttgctattttctgcaagtggatgatcttctggacctcttgTTCACATATGCgggtgcgtggatcaaaatgagataatgatgaaactttccacgcaattgcTTTATCTTttttgggttcctttttctctccccctaatggcgggaaaagtatttcatcaaaccgacaatcttcaaatcgagcagtgaataagtcccTAGTCAACGgctcaaggtatcgaattattgagggtgagtcaaacccaataGGGGGAAAAATGTTTCATCAAACCGGCAATCTacaatcgagcagtgaataagtctctaGTCAACGgctcaaggtatcgaattattgagggtgagtcaaacccaacatatatgctcAACCTTCGTTGAGagcccatctttgtacgttgtggtggtgttACAGGCACATTTACGACACAAGTAAAAATTCATAGATGcgatatatttggctcatgaccaaatgCTAATTGTGAcgaagagtatttattataatgtatcGGTcttagacgtacaagtgctgttgtatgtaagatagcatgaccccaaatggtaattgacaattttgttttcattagtagaggtcttgctaaattgtaggcgctttataaatgactctgtaAGGCCATtttgaatatgaacatgagcaacatgatgttcaatttttatcccaattgataagcaataatcattaaaagcttgggatgtaaattctccagcattatcaaggcgaatggtcttaattggataatctgggaattgagctctcaatcttattatttgtgctaacagcTTCGCAAATGTCATGTTACGaaatgataataagcacacatgagaccatctagatgatgcatctattaggaccataaaatatctaaacaatccactaggtggatgaatagatccacatatatctccatgtatacgctctaaaaagccaggagattcgatgccaaccttcagggtcgatggtctggcaattaatttgccatGATAACAAGCagtacatgaaaattcatcatttgtaagaatcttctggttctttaacggatgtccagttgaattttcaagaattcgtctcatcattattgatccaggatgacctattcgatcatgccataacacaaatttatttagatcagtaaacttctggtttacgatcatatgtgcttcaattgcactaatttttgcataatataggccagaggacaaagttggtaatttttttaaaatatatttctgacctgagacactcttggttataccaagatattcaatattcatttcatttagtgtttcaacatgatatccatttctgcggatatctttaaaactttacaagtttcttggggatttagaagaaaataatgcatcttttataataatttttgtccccttaggcagaattatagtagctcttccagagccttcaatcatttttgaattaccagatattgtagtaacattagcttttcttctaagcaaattggaaaaatatttctcatctttaaaaatagcatgagttgttccactatcaattacaaaaatatcattttgatttatcattgatccaaacaagatttgaggcatttccatattttcttcaataaaaaataaaataagtattaacacatggtatattacacaaattttatttatttatattgactaggaaaatacaaacatcatatttaatacaaataaaaagaaaaatatttacatattattagtcttgtcaatattcatatttttgtctgaaaaattaaagaaatcagctacatctaAATGCATGAGCTCAATATTcccttcagagataaaatttatctctggttattttctgccctttttAAAGATGCCTGATATAGTTGAACCAAACGTTTTGATTACCGACAAGTCTGCGACCAGTgtcccacacctccacatctatggcatacactttctgaatttttcttcgataaagcttctggctttttaccctgctttttatattgctgattatttctcggtgtcagccgagtatcatgattaaaatatcttttttgaCCACGATCACGACTGGGGtcatggcctctttctcgttggttataatttgcctgattcacttcaggaaGGGGCAAAGAATCAACAAGCCgactattatgatttttcattaataattcattgtggcgttcagcaatcaaaaagtgagaaagtaattcagaatattttttaaattctttttcgcaatattgctgctgcaggagcatactCGCGGGTGGAAATATGAAGTATGTTTTTTTCAGTTTATCCTGCTCAGTgatctcttctccgcataaatttaactgagctataattctaaacagagcagaattatattcagttatatttttgaaatccattaatctcagatttagataatcatgacgagcttgtggaaacatgaccaacttcaggtggtcatatctttcttttaaatttttccacaatttaagggggtcttttaatgtgagatattgtaattttaacccctcgtcaagatggtggcggataaatatcatggctttaacacggtcttgattggatgctatattgtcatctttaatagtgtctgccagacccattgattctgaatgaatttcggcatcaagtgcccatgatgagtagccttttccagagatatcaagagcagtaaattcaagttttaaaatatttgttattttataaaaataaaataaaataaaaaactcttaccacttttaTTAGCTTGAATAAATAGCAGaacttcgtgctgataacgtgttatgaaaataaactaaatttagTAAGATAAGACGGAGAGAATATGAGGGAAGGAAGGAAAATAGAAGAGAAAATATGTATGTTATCTAGTTTTTATTCACACCTATTTGTATCTATGcctatgcatatatatatatataggtagaAAGAAGAAGATTAACCAAGTGGGataaaaaaagataagaatTAAATGAGCAAATTACCTACTTTTCAGTGAGCTCCACTCAGGACAACGACATTCATACacaacattattattattattattattattattattattattattattattattattattattatattttgacaAAGAATAGCTCTAGATTAGACTTTGTCCTAACAAATAGCTATTGATTTGGCTAGAGCACTTCCCTAACTATATTTAATTAGAAATTAGCAGGTCTTGACACAGTTGGCCTATTTATAGACTTGTGTTCGATAATTACGGGGCCCAAAGAGATTTTCAATTATGGGGAGTAAAGATATTGAATAGTTGAAGGAACTTTTGTTCCGCAGCGAATCAATTAGGCATTTGAGGCGAAAAAGATGTTtcatctatatatattttttaattagtaCTCCATTTTACATGAACCATGGTCCTATGATCATGAGGTGGTGTCATCTCAAAAACAGAAAAATGAGTAAACATTGAGGAAGAAGCTGGAGATAGGGAGAGAAGTATAGAtataaaatggaaaatatagatcaagattttaaaactagaACAAACTAGTGTTCCATTTATTATTAAACATGCACACACTTAAGTAGCACAAGCAGTACTGGTAAAGCTCCACAGCCATATTACATATTACATCCATGGCGTCATCATTATGGTTTTATTTAATACATACAGTACCTCCAATAAGAAATGCTTTTATTGGAGATCATTTTCTCCTTCACTTACATATTCAGACTCTCCTTCACAGATGAAAGTTCCATCAGCGCTGTAATAATTACATCCTTTTTTTCCTGCGCAGCAATTGGTGCATATTTGATCAagatttatcattttattttctgAGAGTGGGCAAATTCCGTAGGAAATTCGAGGGTCACAATTACGAGGACAAGgttttcttaaattattgttCACCTCACTTACATATTCCGATTCTCCTTCACAAATAAAAGTTCCATCAGCACTAAAATAA
This region of Solanum dulcamara chromosome 9, daSolDulc1.2, whole genome shotgun sequence genomic DNA includes:
- the LOC129904482 gene encoding proteinase inhibitor type-2 TR8-like, which gives rise to MGIHKVSYVALLLLFGMILLGSNVEHADAKPCPRNCDPRISYEICPLSENKMINLDQICTNCCAGKKGCNYFSADGTFICEGESEYVSEVNNNLRKPCPRNCDPRISYGICPLSENKMINLDQICTNCCAGKKGCNYYSADGTFICEGESEYVSEGENDLQ